A region of Pyxidicoccus parkwaysis DNA encodes the following proteins:
- a CDS encoding fatty acid desaturase family protein: MKVWKNSPLDAVMLGLSLVQTAVMVWLAASWEHASILQRVGGFGLLVFMMTYNIIIISHLFTHTPWFESRWLNGLVSMLNSLNIGQSVQAYQLTHVRNHHRYNNDRKAADGHTRDKSSTFEDGQGGEHDSVWHYAFGGALHTVLGTARNTVAVWRLWGVGPQESALHELATKDPVRRARELRQVRLDRVAHVVGLGVFLALSWQWTLVCYVPAFYLALAFVNVQNYYEHYGAVPESRYTDSVSHYGRLYNLLTFNDGYHQEHHLRPQTHWSRMPVVRREHGSALDSVDRVVSPVPAIVGFLYRSRPLLYRKATADAPPPPPEESSERNLLVG; the protein is encoded by the coding sequence ATGAAAGTCTGGAAGAACTCCCCGCTGGACGCGGTCATGCTCGGCTTGAGCCTCGTGCAGACGGCGGTGATGGTGTGGCTGGCCGCGAGCTGGGAGCACGCCTCCATCCTTCAGCGGGTGGGGGGCTTTGGGCTCCTGGTCTTCATGATGACGTACAACATCATCATCATCTCCCACCTCTTCACGCACACGCCGTGGTTCGAGTCGCGCTGGCTCAACGGGCTGGTGTCGATGCTCAACTCGCTGAACATCGGCCAGTCGGTGCAGGCGTACCAGCTCACGCACGTGCGCAACCACCACCGGTACAACAACGACCGGAAGGCCGCGGACGGGCACACGAGGGACAAGTCCTCCACCTTCGAGGACGGGCAGGGTGGTGAGCACGACAGCGTGTGGCACTACGCCTTCGGTGGGGCGCTGCACACGGTGCTGGGCACGGCGCGCAACACCGTGGCGGTGTGGCGGCTGTGGGGCGTGGGGCCGCAGGAGTCGGCGCTGCACGAGCTGGCGACGAAGGACCCGGTGCGCCGGGCGCGCGAGCTGAGGCAGGTGCGGCTGGACCGGGTGGCCCACGTCGTGGGGCTGGGTGTGTTCCTGGCGCTGTCGTGGCAGTGGACGCTGGTGTGCTACGTGCCGGCCTTCTACCTGGCGCTCGCGTTCGTCAACGTGCAGAACTACTACGAGCACTACGGCGCGGTGCCGGAGAGCCGGTACACGGACTCGGTGAGCCACTACGGGCGGCTGTACAACCTGCTCACGTTCAACGACGGCTACCACCAGGAGCACCACCTGCGTCCGCAGACGCACTGGAGTCGCATGCCGGTGGTGCGCCGCGAGCATGGCTCGGCGCTGGACTCGGTGGACCGCGTCGTGTCGCCGGTGCCAGCGATTGTCGGCTTCCTGTACCGGAGCCGGCCCTTGC